One stretch of Toxoplasma gondii ME49 chromosome XI, whole genome shotgun sequence DNA includes these proteins:
- a CDS encoding hypothetical protein (encoded by transcript TGME49_307070): MSEAGRNSSRLGRSAQMLMGLPFRICACEGRLEGCGTRTRRYAGSREVEEVEFEVTFIGWVLRGTRCCHDGSGRCVPLVDGAHYKGVGHPIMNVGVAINDTPSSLATTSGQGTYARRHSLCTVLLQWVHLICANPQ; the protein is encoded by the exons ATGTCGGAGGCGGGAAGGAATAGTTCGCGTCTCGGTAGATCAGCACAGATGCTCATGGGGTTGCCTTTTCGGATATGTGCATGCGAGGGACGGTTGGAAGGGTGTGGGACAAGGACCAGGAGATACGCAGGGTCACGCGAGGTCGAGGAGGTTGAATTCGAAGTGACATTTATCGGATGGGTTCTGCGAGGGACTAGATGTTGCCATGATGGCAGTGGCAGATGTGTTCCTTTAGTCGATGGCGCGCACTATAAGGGTGTTGGACATCCAATTATGAACGTTGGCGTAGCGATTAATGAcactccttcgtctctggcGACTACGTCAGGTCAAGGAA CTTATGCTCGTAGGCATTCATTGTGCACGGTTCTGTTGCAGTGGGTACATTTAATATGTGCGAATCCGCAGTGA